The genomic DNA TTGGATCGACATACCAGATAGTGGAGCCATCCACTTTTTACTGTTACGTTCTGAAATCACATGATTATTGAAACCACAGCAGACCACAGCCAAAAATTCACAAAGCCTGTACGATACGTTTAGACATGAagtcatccatgcacacacatactcacaacaGGACTCACGTGATCCGAAATCAGAGAACCCAGCGAGAGCGGACGGAAGTTCACCCCCCTTTTGGCACGATTTGAGTTGGTGGTCAGCTTCATTGGTTGAAACAAAATCTAAATCAATTGGATTTTTGTGCGGTTTAAATTTGGTTTTGTGGACCCTTAGATAAATGGGAGCTTTGTTACCTTTGGAGATCTTAATGAGAAACACGACTGGAGAGAGTGGTTTAGGTGCCAGGTTTGGACCTGAACTTTTCTGCGAAAGGATATTGAccagtttaccagaggtgacTATTGCGTGACCAGGATGTGGACTGTAGGTCAGGATGAGAAGCCCTCAGATCATGAGGAgtcctactgccccctgctggtatcTTACGACCTGTCTGTTGAGCAGGACAGAAAGAACACACAGGAATATTGATGAAGCTCTGGAGAGCCCGCTCACTAGTGAAAGTCACAGCGCCACCAGACTGAACTGGTTGGAACCACAAGTGATGGATGGACATCAAGATATCTGGGAGTCCCCTGGATGTGACACCCAGAGGGAACCCAGATCCACAGGGTCGAATTAGAGAGTGCTGCTGAGAAAACAGACAGAGACATGTGACTAGCACGAGCAACATCATCTGTCCTGAAGACTGAAACCAAGAATGTTTTAGACTATAGACAGGTGCAGGCTTACGAGGATCTGGAGCAGATGTGCTTCCGGGAAGGTCCCCGGTTGACACGCGGATGCGTTCTGAGAGATCAGGGTCCACCAGCAGATTTACAGGGCGACATCTGACCCTCCTTTTGGTAGGTGTTTCACCCACCTGAAGTTTAGAGGTCATCGTCGCCTGCTGTAGTGGAGTAAGGTCAGTGAGTGCGTCGGCCCCCTTCTCCGTAGGTGAAGACCCCACCTCGGagtactgggcttcagctggagtctctgTGCCACCCTCAACTCTCCCTGCGACAGGGTGTGGAGTCATCGGTGGAGCGTCCCCGCCAGCATCAGCTCCCCCTGGATCGGGAGGCTCTCCCGATCCCAGCAGGATCTCAGCTGTCGGGGCCACAGAGGCTCTGTGGACATCACTGATCCTAGAGATGCTGGTTTCTCCCATCAGTCCGAAGCACGAGCGGCCAACAACACCTGAAAGAGAAATGACACGAGCACAAGATAGAGCACGCAGCTCTGGAACAGAGTCAAAACCCTGTGAAAGATGTTGAAAAGCTTTTGGGTCAAAAGGGTTCAAGATCATCCCGCTGATAGCAGGATGCTGGagctgaagactgacaaggtcatTTACAGAAAAGCCAAGTTGAACAGACACAAACCCTTCAGATGGTTTTAAGATGGAGTCATCAGGGAGTCACAAGGGCTTCAGGGCCCATGATGTGTCCACCTTCTCACCCCGAGAGGCAAGCTGGTCTGCACAAGCGTTGAAATACCGTTGAGGAAGTTCTCTGGCGGAAGTCGAGTGTCAAAGCTGAGATTTTGGCCATCCATGTTGCTGGTGAGGTGTTCACCTGTACACATGGTGGAAAGAGAAAGATTATTGCAATCAGGATAACTTAACACAAGCTGTTGTTTGTCTCGGTCGACTACTGAGGTAGGAGCTTCAGCTATGTTAGAGAAATCAACAGGTTGTAACTGTGATGGAAGCTGAATCTGTGGTGGCAAAAGTTCTGAACCAGGTGGCGAACATGGTGTTCCCACCTGCTCAGAGTTACCAACCGTGAGACAGTGGAGGTCCGGAGGCAGGGCCGCGGGCAAAGGCAGGTCAACCTCTGACCAGAGCTCTCCCTCCTCCTCATCAATGAAAGCACCAATGCGCCTCAGAAAGTCCATGCCAAGGGTGAAAGCCATCCTTGCATGGTCGGAGATGTAAACCGGGTGTGTCAGAGTCATGGGCCCGACGATATTTGGAGTTCGAACCTAGAAGACAAGATTAAGTTCTGGGGGCCTGGCCCCCCTTTCGCAGGAAATGCAGATGCGATCGAACATGGCTCGGGGTACCAGTGTAAAGTTTCAACTTGTGTCAAGAAGTGCGTCGCAGAGTAGATTCTGGGTCAGCTTGACCGACACCAGAGATTTACCAGTTTTCTCCTGGGGCGCtggtgagtgaacgctggcgcgtctggcTGCCGCTGCTCACCGGTTGTTAGTTGTTTTTACGTtacttttatacatttttatacatttttacgctatTTTGTGCCATTTTGGATGCCTACCTGAACTGTTATTCTAACCTTTTCGAAAACCTTCCCATCTGACTGAACTAACTTCCTGTCTGAGGGGCTTAAACACGCTCGCTCAGCCTCAACAGACAAACAAAGATGTGGATCCACAGCTTATGGGTGTGGTCCGTGCTCACCTGGGTCGTCTTGTCCATCTTCCACTACCCAGTGACTGCTCTTCTTCAATATTCTGCTCACGAACTTTTATGGCTGCGCTTTTCTCTGCCGGTTCCTCCACCAGCGGCCCTGCATCTCCATCCAGACATCGCCTTCCAGCCACGCCGCAGATACATTCATCGAGGATCCCGACAAAGTTTCTGTGTCCAAGAGTCTGGCGCAGTCAGCTCCTTCTGGTCCAAACCCGCCGTCCTTCCCATACAAAGACCCAAGCTGCCAACCACCGCATGCTGGCCCACCTAGCCAGGCCGGCTGAGCATACGATCAAACACGGCAACTTCCATCcctagggcctagggcttcagagcAGGGCTCTAATCACTGGTGACTTTAACATTCACATGGATGAAACTAATCTTCTTACCAGAGACTTTAATTCCTGTTTAGATAGTTTTGGACTCAAACAGCAGATCAACTTCCCCACTCACTCCAAAGGCCATATTCTGGATCTGGTCTCCTGTTCGGGTATTACCCCGACCCAATGCATAGCCAGTTCttttcctctttcagatcatAAGTTAATCACGTTTAATGTAACTATAAAGGCCTCTAAAACCCATGTCCCTCGCACTAGTGCTTTTAGAAAAATCAACAGTATAAATCTTGATGCATTCTCCTCTGAAATATCTGATCTACAGCCTGCTCACTTTACCTCATCACCCAAGGATCTTGTTTTTAACTATAATTTTAATCTAAATAACATTCTCAATACTTTTGCCCCAATTAAGCAAAGATCTGTCTCATTTAACCGCTCAGCACCTTGGTTTAACTATGACCTTCGCTGTCTTAAATCCGAAGGACGCAGATTGGAACGTTTGTCTAAGACAACCGGCCTCACTATCCATAAAGATCTATATAAGAATCACTTGTTGCATTATAAAGACTCCATTCACACAGCTAAATCGGTTTACTACTCTAATTTAATCAGCTCCAGTGAAGGTAACTCCAAGACCCTTTTTTCTCTGTTCTCCAAAATTACAAAGCCTCCTGAGTTACTGCTTAACAGTATGGTTTCCTCTGACTATTGCAACTCCCTCGTGTCCTTCTTCACATCCAAAATCTCAAATATTCACCAACAACTCCATGCTACTACAGATCCTGTTTCAGAAGTTGAACCCATCCATACAACTCCAAGTCATTTATTCTCAAGTTTCAGTCTCCCCTCTGCAACTGAGATATCAAATTTAATCAGGGAATCCAAATCATCcgcctgtctgcttgaccctctcCCCACAGTGCTACTTAAAGCCTGTCTTCCATCATTGGTTCCTCTCATATCCACCATCATATACTCTTCCCTCAGTACCGGAGTTGTTCCTGCAGCATTGAAAACAGCCTGTATTACGCCGATTCTCAAAAAGCCCGGTGCGGATCCCACCAACTTTGATAATCTTCGTCCAATATCTAAATTACCATTTATTTCCAAAATCCTTGAAAAAGTTGTTGCTTTTCAGCTTCACTCATATCTCAATTCTCATAATCTATATGAACATTTCCAATCTGGTTTCAGACCACAACACAGCACGGAGACAGCACTAGTAAAAATCACAAATGATCTACTAATGGCAGCAGACTCAGGCCATCTCTCCATTCTGGTTTTACTAGATCTAAGTGCTGCATTTGACACCACTTCTCACAGCATACTTCTCAAAAGATTAGCATCTATCGGCATTAGTCACACATCCCTAGCCTGGTTCACCTCATACATATCGGATCGTACTCAGTTCATTCAACTTCAATCCCACTCTTCTAGTTCTTCCCCGGTTACTGCAGGAGTTCCCCaaggctcagttctaggcccTCTTTTATTTATCATCTATTTGCTCCCCCTTGGTTACATTTTCCGCAAATACAACGTtgattttcactgttatgctgatgacacccagctgtACATTTCCTCCAATCCAAATGCATCCCTTCCACCAATTTCCCTCTCGAACTGTCTATCTGAAATTAGATCTTGGCTCTCTCAGAACCTACTTAAACTAAACAGCAATAAAACGGAACTCCTACTCATTGGCACGGCTTCTGTTTTAAAAAATTCTCCCAACTTCTCTATCAATATTGATGACTCCACAGTTCACCCATCCTTACAGGTAAAAAGTCTTGGTGTCATACTAGATGGTACACTTTCATTCCAATCTCACATTAACCATGTTACTCGAGTCGCATATTACCATCTTCGCAATATCAACAACATTCTGTTTCCTGATGGACAGACTCCTCTGTTTGCCAGATTGGGATTTCTGGAAGCAGACCAATATCAGAGAGCTTTACATCTGGTATAACATCACCGTGTTGTGAAATTATGTCAGACTTGTTAGTCAGAGATGAGAGTGTTTGCTTTAAGTCAGAGCCAAGTAAAACATCAGAATATTTCGATTGATTCGGTTGATGATTGGATTGACAATAGGTGCACACTCTGCCTGGAAGGAATGACTTTAACTATTGGATGGTTGTTGCTGAAGACAAGTCAAATTCCGCAGTGATCTCCCAGACTTTTTTGTGCTTTCTCGCCGCAGGCCGTGAAACCAAGGAGAATGGGTCCTGATGAAGGTGCTGATGCAAAcagatggggcagccagaggCCACTCCTCATCACTCCCGCTGCTGTGAAAATGCTGAGGGGCCACCTGGACTCAACCATCCCAGTGCAAGCTCACCAATGACAACAGATAAGTTAACGAACTGCTTTAAGCTTGCAGGATCCACCATACAGCTGCTGATGTTGGTGGTCACACTCATGGCTCTGCCCTGGAACCGCCCCTCAGCCCCTGACGGAACGATTGAAACAGCAGCAGTTGAGGGAGTAACTGAATCGACAGATGGTGATTGAGGCTCCTCCTGAGCCCATCCACACAACGCCGTGACCTGCCTCCACAGATCTCAAGTCCCAGTGCCCAAATCTCCCGACTGGTTTCATGGCCTTCCGACCAAAAGGACATGCTCTCACCATCCCAGCCACTTAGGGAAGTGCATCATCCCACACTGCTACCACTACAACAAAGTACGACCTTTATACCCCCCATGGAACACAAATGGATCTGGAAAATGTGAAGGCTCTCTCTACCTGAACCTGCCACACAACTGGTGTGGAATTTGCAGCCTGGCTCCCTGCACCCTGCCTCACATGAAACCACAGAGGACGGGCCATCCTTAGGAGAACATCAGAGCTGAAGTGTGAGAGTCTAGGTCTGTTAAAGCCTTCTGCCCCTTCTCCATTGACAAAAGCCAATCCCCCCACGACGACGACCCCAAAGGACTCCACAGGATTCATCTGCATCACCTTTCCCCACTTCAAAACCACAAAAATGCAACACCATCCTGAAGAGGACATTGTTTTGTCCAAACCACAGCTTCCAGTCCGCAGACAAGCCCTTTGACCTCAGCTCTGCCACAGTTAGAGCTGCGTATATTAGCTTAACCCCTATGGCAACTTCCTAAGCTTAATAGGTTGGCTGACAACTGGTAGTTGGTATCAGCTCTTGTGAAAATGTCTTGTACAAATTCTGTAACCGTTGTTGATTGATGTCTCAGTTGATGTTCTTGTCTTATCTTTTTACTTTATCAGTATAATCATTACTATAATCATTCATTTTATTACAGGTTGCCAACTATTGAAGCAGCTTTCTTTTGTTACaggtttttacttatttttacagCCTTTTTGGAGGTCACTACTTATTTTGTGATCTTTTGTGTGTTAGAGGTTGATTTTTACAGCTACAAACTGATTTACCATAATCATAGTATTGTTGTTTTATTACTCTGCCAAGTATTTAGGATGAATCTCTGTTTAACAGGGAGGAATGATGGATAAAAACTGATATTAACTTTATTAATGTCACCTGAATTCTAAACGAAGCTTCATCCATTTACTCTGTGATAGAGAACAGGCCATTTCAGCTCTTACAGGGAGGTGGTTTTGGGAGGCTTGTCCTTGCCTTGGTACCAGGTCCTATTACCGGTCCCCttatcagtaaaactcccttgagaaagtccAGACTGCTTTGTTGATTTAGAAATGCACCTGGTGTGTCTTCCTGTCTGAGAGTCTGTGAGGAATgtcgaatgtgtgtgtgtgtgtttaataaaaGGCTTTTGGAGGGCATCTGCCCGATAAGAGTGAAACTGGCAACCATTGTGTGGTGTGTattttttcctctccactttgcaaagtctaaagtgATTGTTGATTATTGGTATTGGTTTTGATCAActgattactataaccccctgtgctttgaactttccctaaagtaatcctggattgataaaattaTCCAACAAGGGGGAAATCACAGCTCTCAGTTTTTAGTAATTGTTACAAATTTCACACAAAGACCGTTCAGTATTACACAAAGAACTTTCAGTGTCTAATCATATGACGTGCAACAAACAGTTGCACGAGTCAGCAGTTGTCCAAGTCAGCAGATGTCCTTTGGTCACAATAGGTCAGGACCAAGGTTCAGCATCCTTAAAGTCTCCTCATGAGACTTCAAAACAATACAGCAACTGTCCAGCATAAAATGGTaaaatctttaaatgtaataaaagcatagAGCATGATAAAAGAATACACATATAATTATCTTAACATTTCCCACCCATTTATCATGATTAATGCCTTTTATTCTCACATCACTAGAAAACCACTTCTTTTCAGATTTTCGGTAACTAGGTCATTTTTTAACGACATTAACACTTACACTCAGAGGGGAAATAGCTAATACAAGAGGAatgttttaaaactttattaaaaaatCAAACTAGAAGACTAGATCAACTGGAACGCAGAGTCACGTGGCATGCCTTTATTCACTCACAGATCAGAACCAAACAGCGTCTCAACATGATACTTCTGGGCTTCGTCCTCTTCTCCAGGTCTTCAGGGTCTGGTACAACAAAAAGAGGAAATGTCTGCACCATCAGTCCAGGTGACGGGGCAAGGGCTACATTTATTATTCTCGTTATCAGGGCTCGGTGGCATGGAATGCAACAACACCCACACAGGGTCAGAATGGCTGCAAACACAGCTAAGGACACCAACACTGAAGACACCAGTGTGCGATACTTTCCAAACATGTCAAACATTGAATCCCACATGGATGTGTCCATGCCAGAGTGTTCTTTGAGTTTACCATTCAGAGTGCGAAGTCCTTCCAGAGCCACAGTGAGACTGCCATCTGCCGCAGTGTTGTTCGGTATAAAAGCACAACAATCTTCGCCGAAGATAACACAGACCCCTCCTTTGTCAGCCAGGATCATGTCGAGAGCAATTCGGTTCTGAAAGGCCATGAGAGAAGTTGCTGCCAGCTGTCCATGCACAGCCTCAAATCCACTCTGCGTCCAGTTGCTAAGTCTCTGCACATTAAAATGAATATAATTAATTCGATCAACATTTTTATTAATTGTACACCAAAGTAGATTCAAATCCTGCAGCTACTTGATGAACTAATTTATACACATCAGGGACCCCTCGTGGAACACCAATAGCATCGATGTAGGTTGGGTCAGTCTGTCCTTGCCAGGTTACATCACGTTGGGTTCGATGCTTCCATTGTCCAGGGATCACACTAGAAAGTCTCTTAACTAATTCTTGAGCTGAGGTGGGATACACAGACACAGGTAACAGCTATGATACCAAAGCACAGGTTCCAGTGACATTCATAGGTAATTTGTCAAACAGTTTGTTGTCTCCACACCACCACACGTCAGCACGTGGTACAGGTTTAAATGGTGCAGGAACTTTAACAATCTCAGAACACCATGACGTCTTGAGTCTGCCCCATTTTGGGCCTTTACCAGTAACATTTACACAAGTGAATTGAAATTTTGCTACTTTGAAGGAGAAATAGGGCTTCCTTCTGTCTGGCCCGGTCACAGGAAAAATATCATCCCAAAAAGGACCATTTCCAGTAGGATTTGTGCTAGTCATCACTGTGAGCATACAAGTTGAATCAAAATTTGCTGGAGCTATTTGTAACAGAGGCCTAGGCCCCATACAGACAACACAACTTTGTTTAGCAGCTTTAGCAGCTTGCTCTACCATTAGCAACCAGTTATTATTAAAACCAGAAATCCCAGTGGTCACCTGGAACCTGGAACCACTCATCTGTTGTGGGGTTGCCATTTACTAATGATACTTTTGTGATGGAATTAGTTCTAGGCCCACGAGTCAAAACACCCATCCTGTTTCCAGGCTTAGGGGGTGTGGATGACACACTTgcagtagttgttgttgttgctgtaagATTTGGGCACAGACCAAAGCATGTGCAGGGGTCAACAGCATGTGGACGCCATACACAAAGAGTGAAAGCATGGCATGGAGGGTTGCGGGTGGCTGACCAGCGTTTTGTTGGAGGTTCTAGGgcaaacctgggcattttacggcccgcgggccacatacggtcCTTTGGTTgaatttgaccggcccgcgtaaggttaattggaaattacaaaataaatgtattttctcattttacctcatgcatggactaaggctgcattgcttttattttgaagttgttttttacgtgcacaatgacgcaatacgtatagcaacaagtgcccgcggttgacatggtgattgtagcctccagaaatgtccgctcatgcaaaaaaaaaaaaaaaaagaaagatgccggatgcaggattttcaaccaaaattggactgctaagtatttttttaactgaagtcggaggtaaagccgtgtgtttggtttgcggggaggagattgccgtgtttaaggactacaatttgagtcggcattacaacaagaaacactcggaaaaatacaagaacttgtctgatgctgagagagcgtggacatccgaagctttgctagcaaagttgcaaaagcagcaagacttttttactaagcttcacacatccagggatgcagcaaccaggaccagctttgtgatatcccacaaaatagctaaaaacagcaagccgttttcggagggagagtttgtcaaagagtgcatggaggactccgccgcactaatatgccctgaaaaaaaggcgcatttgagcaaatcccgctgtccaggaggatcgaggacattgcggggaacctggagcttcagctgcaacatgaagtggcaagttttgactattggccttagacgagagcccagcagcccagctgctcgtatttgtccggggtatAACGGACttgaagctcacagaggagctggcagcaatgcggtcgatgagagggacaacgacagggagtgatgtttttacagaggtaaatgcgtgcatggacactctgggattgaaatgggagagactgtcaggtgtcacaacagacggttgtccaaatcttacagggaaaaatgtcggacttttgaaacgcatgcaagataaagtgacagaaatcgatgcagatcaaaaattggtgtttttgctttttattatacaccaacatgtgttgtgcaagtcagtgctaaaaatcaaccatgttgctgatggtgttactaaaataataaacttcatcagggcacgggcgatgaatcacagacagtttgtggctcttttggaggactccacacagctgtcagatggctcagcctggggaaagtgctgaagagggtttgggacttgaaagcagagattcgagagttttgcgagaggaaaggcaaagacattccagagctctcagatgaggactggatggcagattttgcatttgctgttgatgtgactgcactgatgaatgaactgaacaccaaactgcaaggcaagggcctttttgttcatgaaatgcacagcctcgtgaaggccttcgtgagaaagctgcagtttccttcaagtcaactggagagcaacactctcactcacatgcaaaccctgaacgaagtcacaccatcagctgatcacctcagcagtactcgtccatgttaggagcattacatggtgagttttcaaggcattttgaagatctcagaacaatcgaggatgaaatgcacatgatttcctctccctttacctgcagtgtggataatgcacccagtgatgtgcagctggaactcattgacctgcagtctgatgcagtactggcagagcactttaagtcaggatctctgctggatttctactcttctcttaaggaggagaactttccaaacctgaggagacatgctcagaagatgttggttctcttcggctctacctacatttgtggacaaacattttcaatgatgaagtttacaaaatccaggtatagatcctctctcactgatgatcatttgtcagctgtgcttcacatctccacctcagatattcaacctgactttgatgcactcgataaagcccagcagagactagatttctcgttCGTCCTTTCTACAAGGCCGGCACTCGCTGGGTGGTATgatcaatgttttttttaaagatttatttggAAGCATGCACCTATTTTTGTGATTACTTGATTTACAAAATGTGTTCCATTGTCACTGTATATTTTTTTCAGGAATGCCATAGCGTGGTATCATGTCTTTGCATATTGCTTTGGCAACTGTAATAACATCAGGATGTTTTGTTGGAAAGAGCTCTACCCTTTTAGTAAAAGCATCAACTATTACAAGGAAACAATTATAACCCTCACTTTGGTTAAGTTAGATCAAATCCATATGAATAGTATGAAATGGATATTCAGGTGTTGGAAATTTGCGTCGTTTAGGTCTCAAGTTTCCTTGTGGATTATGTTTTGTGCATATTAAACATGCTCTACAAAAAAATGTTGAATTGTTATTAAAGCTATATGTTGTTTATTGCTTTTCTACCTGTTCTACCGTCCCCCCTTTTGAGACATGTGTGACACCATGACTCAATACTGCTGCCCACTTATAGAGATTTTTTGGTACGATGGGTTTCCCTTCTAGTCATTTGTAGAAGCTGTCTGTATTTGTTGCACCTTTTTTAATCCAAAGTTGTTTTTCTGATTCAGGACTTTGGTTCTGCATGTCTGTCAGGATTTCTCCTGTCACATCTGTGTCTGCATCTAAATGCAGAATGTTTGAAGTAGAAGCAGCTGCTTCTTTTGCAGTTTTGTCTGCAAAGGCGTTTCCTAGTGAAACCGGGTCGTTTCCTGCTGTGTGTGCAGCACACTTGCAAATTGCTACACGTTTTGGAAGCAGCACAGCTTGCAATAGATCTGTTAAAAGTTGAGCGGGAGTCACTGGTTTGCCTGTTGACGTCACCATACCTCTATTCTTCCAGTACTGAGCAAACACATGCACCGTAGAGAATGCATATTGACTCTGTGTATATGGTCACCTTTTTGTCTTTCATTAATTGACATGCTTCAGTTAAAGCCACAATTTCAGCTGCTTGTGCTTAAAAGGTGTTAGGTAATTTTCCTGCTTTAAGGATTTTTGTTGCTGAAACTTTTTCCAAATTGGTCTTTTCTGGATGAACCATCTACAAACAGTATTTCTCCTTCATTTAGTGTTTGATCTTTTAAGTCAGTTCTAGGTTTTGCCAGCTGTTCCGTTTCTTGTTGGCAATCGTGATAGGCCATCATCTGATGTAGGCATTAGTGTGGCTGGGTTTAGAGTCGTGCACCGCTCTATAGTTAAATGGGGTTGTGAGAGCAGCGTTGCCATGCAGGATAAATGGCGTGCAGGTGAGAGAAATGTCATGTTGGACTGGAGCAGAAGTGCAGACGCAGTGTGAGGCACTTTCAGAGTCAGTGGATGAAACAGTACAATACCTGcattactagggatgagcgagtacaccactatctgtatctgttcaaccatctaaattatctgtatccgtatctgtactcctcctccttgaaccgtcaccttatcgtggtggaggagtttgagtgccctaatgatcctaggagctatgttgtctggggcacttagtgcccctggtagggtctcccatgacaaattggtcttaggtgaagggtgagacaaagaacggttcgaaggatctttcatggcggttaaaacgaagagtcggagtacccggcccggagggttaccggggtcccaccctggagccaggcctggggttggggcccgtgagcgagcgcctggtggccgggctttcgcccatggggcccggccgggcccagcccgaaccggatacatgggctcgtccaactgtggacccaccacccgcaggaggaacatgaagggtccggtgcaatgcgaatcgggtggcagaccaaggcgggagccttggcggtccaatccccggacaagaaaactagtttttgggacatggaacgtcacctcgctggcggggaaggagccggagcttgtggcagaggttgagcggtaccggctagatatagtcggactcacctcgacacattgcattggctctggaacccgagacctggagaggggttggacactctactttgctggagttgctccgggtgagaggcggagggctggggttggctttttgttagccccgagactctctgcctgtgtgttggggtttaccccgggggacaagagggtagcttccttgcgccttcgggtcggggaacgggtcctgactgttgtttgtgcttatgggccaaatatcagttcagagtacccaccctttttggaatccctgggacgagt from Nothobranchius furzeri strain GRZ-AD chromosome 10, NfurGRZ-RIMD1, whole genome shotgun sequence includes the following:
- the LOC139072171 gene encoding uncharacterized protein, with the protein product MGETSISRISDVHRASVAPTAEILLGSGEPPDPGGADAGGDAPPMTPHPVAGRVEGGTETPAEAQYSEVGSSPTEKGADALTDLTPLQQATMTSKLQVGETPTKRRVRCRPVNLLVDPDLSERIRVSTGDLPGSTSAPDPRKPAPVYSLKHSWFQSSGQMMLLVLVTCLCLFSQQHSLIRPCGSGFPLGVTSRGLPDILMSIHHLWFQPVQSGGAVTFTSERALQSFINIPVCSFCPAQQTGRKIPAGGSRTPHDLRASHPDLQSTSWSRNSHLW